ACGAAGACGACCACAAGATCAACCGGAGCGGCTGCGTCGGGGTCGGAAACAGCGGGAACATCGACTGTCCGTTCAGTTCCGTTGAGTTCGGTGATCGTCAATCCGCTCTCGTTGATTGTGTGGACGTGTTTTTCCCACACGTCGATCAGTGTCACGTCGTGACCGTCTGCCGAGAGAAGACCACCAAACAACGACCCCATCGCCCCGCTTCCAAGAATTGCGATATCCATCTTGGTCGAAACTAGCGGATTCGAACGGTTGTAAGTATCTATTGTACACGTTTTATGTTCAAACGATCTAATTGAGTACCAACATGGTACTCATTGGCAGTCGGGGGTTCCTCGGTGCTGTCGGGATGGTCTCAGCCGGTGTGCTAGCTGGATGTACAACTGATAGTAATGATAGCGCGGAATCGATCACAGGGAACCACAACACACAGTCACAGCCCGGTGGAACCGGAGGAGGGGGTCGGGCATTCCCATTGGTGTGTTGCTTCCATTTGCCGATGAGTACTCGTAGGGCGGCGCAAACGTCTTTCCGGTTGCGAAAATGACCGTTCATCAGATCAATCAAGGAAATTGAATAGACGGACAATCAATAACGTTGGTCAAAGGCGACACCGAGGCCACGGTTGCCGCCAGCGTCACAGCGGCACGCAAACGCATCAACGACGAAAATGTTCGGGCGTTCATCGGTCCGACCAACCTCACATTCACTGGCGTCAAAGATCTCATCGTAGAAAATAACGTCCCTGTTGTCACCCCGACAGCTGGAACGACCGAGTTAGACAGCGTCGGTGGGAACCACATCTTCCGCACCGTCT
The nucleotide sequence above comes from Halocatena marina. Encoded proteins:
- a CDS encoding ABC transporter substrate-binding protein, producing the protein MVKGDTEATVAASVTAARKRINDENVRAFIGPTNLTFTGVKDLIVENNVPVVTPTAGTTELDSVGGNHIFRTVSNDS